In Cyclopterus lumpus isolate fCycLum1 chromosome 9, fCycLum1.pri, whole genome shotgun sequence, a single genomic region encodes these proteins:
- the ccdc180 gene encoding uncharacterized protein ccdc180, giving the protein MLERRWEEVQQLLDDLTHSQQQHTQSKKVLLDNLLCALRQESSEEALKTSLDRTVSYLQEVKHSCRQGVSDQWEVLAHLPSLLLDELLSYSNNLSSFYHLNHTYTLVTTSTTPTDQ; this is encoded by the exons ATGTTAGAAAGGAGGTGGGAAGAAGTACAGCAACTCCTGGACgacctcacacactcacagcagcAACATACACAG AGCAAGAAGGTGCTCCTGGACAACCTGCTGTGTGCACTCCGTCAGGAGAGCAGTGAGGAGGCACTGAAGACGTCTCTGGACAGAACTGTCAGCTACCTGCAGGAGGTGAAACACAG ctgcAGACAGGGAGTCTCTGATCAGTGGGAGGTGTTGGCTcatctcccttctctcctcctggaCGAGCTCCTCTCCTACAGCAACAACCTCAGCTCCTTTTACCATCTCAACCACACCTACACACTGGTAACCACCTCAACCACACCTACGGACCAGTAA